In the Podospora bellae-mahoneyi strain CBS 112042 chromosome 4, whole genome shotgun sequence genome, one interval contains:
- the PCL1 gene encoding PHO85 cyclin-1 (COG:D; EggNog:ENOG503NYEI): MESIPSTHLGTAELNAAALETFIYKRVDKEMIRYLASAASGVITCDPTMMVPPVQETRTRYPSPPRTPPPRAVRSEDSTLPTLEEFITQLVITSNVQVPTLMSTLVYLNRLRSRLQPMAKGLRCTTHRIFLAALILAAKYLNDSSPKNKHWASYSYITTQVYNFGFSRTEVNLMEKQLLFLLDWDLRITEEDLYRELDHFLAPIKYDIEARHAREVRHAAKREMERQRRMQIEEEEEEWIRVARETSIAVSAEQAYAATPSSRGSSRSRGYSREPSPPGLYSSGSSYAGSVSSSRATTPEGDDDEEEHDLGVPRGGEPYIYSGQQDGLYGSEVEVLPCVPEKDAMYTVHSHQQYTRKVAAKKLLPYEVPSSGHHVVGEGRVKKGGMKQMFGRMFNGVSVR; this comes from the coding sequence ATGGAGTCGATAccatcaacccacctcgGCACTGCTGAGCTcaacgccgccgccctcgagaCCTTTATCTACAAGAGAGTCGACAAGGAAATGATCAGGTACCTCGCCAGCGCCGCTTCCGGCGTCATCACGTGCGACCCAACCATGATGGTACCACCCGTCCAAGAAACCAGAACCAGatacccctccccacccaggacaccaccgccaagAGCGGTCCGCAGCGAAGACAGCACCTTGCCCACCCTGGAGGAGTTCATCACCCAGCTCGTCATCACCTCCAACGTCCAGGTGCCGACCCTCATGTCCACCCTCGTCTACCTCAACCGGCTCCGGTCCCGGCTCCAACCCATGGCCAAGGGACTCCGCTGCACCACTCACCGCATCTTCCTTGCTGCTCTCATCCTCGCAGCCAAGTACCTCAACGACAGCTCCCCCAAGAACAAACACTGGGCTAGCTACAGctacatcaccacccaggTGTACAACTTTGGCTTTTCGAGAACCGAGGTCAACCTGATGGAGAAGCAGCTCTTGTTTTTGCTCGATTGGGATTTGAGGATCACCGAGGAGGATTTGTACAGGGAATTAGACCACTTCCTTGCGCCGATCAAGTATGACATTGAGGCCCGCCACGCGAGGGAGGTGCGCCACGCTgcgaagagggagatggagaggcagaggaggatgcagatcgaagaagaggaagaggagtgGATCCGGGTTGCGAGGGAGACGTCGATTGCCGTTTCTGCCGAGCAGGCTTATGCTGCCACTCCTTCGAGCAGGGGGAGttcgaggtcgagggggTATTCGAGGGAGCCGTCGCCTCCGGGGTTGTACTCGTCGGGCTCGTCGTATGCTGGTAGTGTGAGCTCTTCGAGGGCGACTACGCccgagggtgatgatgatgaggaggagcatgaTTTGGGTGTGccgaggggaggggagccgTATATTTACTCGGGACAGCAGGATGGGTTGTATGGttccgaggtggaggttttgCCTTGCGTGCCGGAGAAGGATGCGATGTATACTGTCCACTCGCACCAGCAGTATACACGCAAGGTCGCTGCCAAGAAGCTGTTGCCGTATGAGGTTCCGAGCTCGGGTCATCatgtggttggggaggggagggtgaagaagggggggatgaagCAGATGTTTGGGAGGATGTTTAATGGGGTTAGTGTGCGATGA
- a CDS encoding hypothetical protein (EggNog:ENOG503P02U; COG:A), whose amino-acid sequence MTVDIKELDAHEQPSDQLRAKWKAFSRTEQKDVLEGNDIDDLLSPEKAAEFVIASTISAETLNQSFKHVCPPGSPEITVDKDVPVYYHPLLPGLLILPSLVPPEVQKILLRKMVHRDLSHPTHQTNLHLHYELPYPDQGSEDPEHKHASFFTLPQDSPTTFTPKDPSVHKPLTIKQVLQRRLSWVTLGGQYDWTNRIYPGELPPQFPPDIAGFLETLFPETLAQAAIVNFYTPGDTMMMHRDVSEETDKGLISLSFGCDSLFMIAPNDVGKMSDEEKKAAGFGDGQKEYLLLRLRSGDAIYMTKDSRFAWHGVPKVLKGTCPDYLEDWPAENGKYEEWRGWMKNKRINLNVRQMRD is encoded by the exons ATGACGGTGGACATCAAAGAGCTCGATGCTCATGAGCAGCCTTCAGATCAGCTAAGGGCAAAATGGAAGGCCTTTTCCAGAACAGAACAAAAGGATGTTCTAGAGGGAAATGATATCGACGATCTTCTATCGCCAGAAAAGGCTGCCGAGTTTGTCATTGCAAGCACCATCTCTGCAGAGACCTTGAATCAGTCCTTCAAGCACGTCTGCCCACCTGGCAGTCCCGAGATCACAGTGGATAAGGATGTGCCAGTATATTATCACCCCCTCTTGCCAG GTCTTCTCATTCTGCCCTCTCTCGTCCCCCCAGAAGTCCAAAAGATCCTCCTGCGGAAAATGGTACATCGAGACCTCAGCCACCCTACCCATCAGAccaacctccatctccattaTGAGCTTCCATACCCTGATCAAGGGTCAGAAGACCCCGAGCACAAACATGCCTCGTTCTTTACTCTGCCCCAAGACTCTCCCACTACCTTTACGCCAAAAGATCCCTCAGTACACAAGCCCCTGACCATCAAACAAGTCCTCCAGCGAAGACTGTCTTGGGTGACCCTCGGCGGTCAGTATGATTGGACCAACAGAATCTACCCCGGCGAGCTGCCTCCTCAGTTCCCACCTGACATTGCCGGATTTCTGGAGACACTGTTCCCGGAGACTCTTGCCCAGGCAGCCATTGTCAACTTTTACACACCAGGAGACACAATGATGATGCACAGGGATGTATCAGAGGAGACTGACAAAGGGTTGATCTCTCTCAGCTTTGGGTGTGACTCCCTCTTCATGATCGCGCCCAACGATGTCGGGAAGATGAGCGACGAGGAGAAAAAGGCCGCAGGCTTTGGAGATGGACAAAAAGAGTATCTGCTGCTGAGACTGAGATCGGGAGATGCCATCTACATGACCAAGGACTCGAGGTTTGCGTGGCATGGTGTCCCCAAGGTTCTGAAGGGGACATGCCCGGACTATTTGGAGGACTGGCCGGCAGAAAATGGAAAGTACGAAgagtggagggggtggatgaagaACAAGCGGATCAACCTCAATGTGAGGCAGATGCGGGATTAA
- the CDC28 gene encoding Cyclin-dependent kinase catalytic subunit (COG:T; EggNog:ENOG503NUNS) — MDNYQKLEKIGEGTYGVVYKARDLNNGGRIVALKKIRLEAEDEGVPSTAIREISLLKEMRDPNIVRLFNIVHADGHKLYLVFEFLDLDLKKYMESLPTSDGGKGKALPEGTSAELHRLGLGDSIIKKFMSQLCEGVRYCHSHRILHRDLKPQNLLIDRDGNLKLADFGLARAFGVPLRTYTHEVVTLWYRAPEILLGGRQYSTGVDMWSVGCIFAEMCTRKPLFPGDSEIDEIFKIFRLLGTPTEDVWPGVTSYPDFKASFPKWVRDYSKPLCDNLDDTGLDLLEMMLVYDPAGRISAKQACNHPYFEDFPRQSAGYR; from the exons ATGGACAACTACCAGAAACTGGAAAAGATTGGCGAGG GAACATACGGTGTCGTCTACAAGGCTCGTGACCTGAACAACGGCGGGCGCATAGTGGCCCTGAAGAAGATCCGTCTCGAAGCCGAAGATGAGGGTGTCCCGTCGACCGCCATCCGCGAGATCTCGCTGCTCAAGGAGATGCGCGACCCCAACATTGTGCGCCTGTTCAACATTGTGCACGCCGACGGCCACAAGCTCTACCTCGTTTTTGAGTTCCTCGATCTCGACTTGAAGAAGTACATGGAGTCGCTGCCCACTAGTGATGGAGGCAAGGGGAAGGCTCTGCCCGAGGGCACAAGTGCTGAGCTCCACCGTTTGGGATTGGGCGATTCGATCATCAAGAAGTTCATGAGCCAGTTGTGCGAGGGTGTTCGTTACTGCCACAGTCACCGCATCTTGCACCGCGATCTCAAGCCGCAGAACTTGTTGATTGACCGCGACGGTAACCTGAAGCTTGCTGATTTCGGTCTGGCCCGCGCCTTTGGTGTTCCTCTGCGCACCTACACCCACGAGGTTGTCACTCTTTGGTACCGCGCTCCGGAAATTCTGCTTGGTGGCCGCCAGTATTCCACTGGTGTCGACATGTGGTCGGTAGGCTGTATCTTTGCCGAGATGTGCACGCGCAAGCCTTTGTTCCCTGGTGATTCGGAGATTGACGAGATCTTCAAGATCTTCCG CTTGCTCGGTACCCCCACCGAAGATGTTTGGCCCGGCGTGACCTCGTATCCCGACTTTAAGGCCTCTTTCCCCAAGTGGGTTCGCGATTACAGCAAGCCCCTGTGCGACAATCTCGACGACACAGGTCTTGACCTTTTGGAAATGATGCTGGTGTACGATCCCGCTGGTCGCATCTCTGCCAAGCAAGCCTGCAACCACCCCTATTTCGAGGACTTTCCCCGCCAGAGTGCTGGATACCGCTAG
- a CDS encoding hypothetical protein (EggNog:ENOG503PF84): MTDKVNVDSATCPEDANSTDCLLRLVLAALDKQTTNTAEEFNWDPLTFFFTAPIGLFAALFAAITIYQAVLSSGPGRRKSNRRAIGPWALKTKTEWSWRDLNSLSIASTPVLRADDFLQTMGGRREWHIFRESRESQDKVLSSTEGARALYGTMCLRRLERVGEEYNKFFGTEKPSQCSATWLRFLSHVKLHRITFGTALVETTMADYLPADLVAAPAYAEIGFLIAAAAASGAHSMIFTGSESSHYPVIIGDSFQLDFRQHPVLGIVGVFSQHGQLSRLPLKEQDEKTNDPFASRPIWHDYRQSTKAIVAILHARGEVYCWPQWNHRSRGCQLLNTITLRKWLPIGITQSMHDIYWQESCRRFSDGYGELQWLLGADIELNGIPSIFPGKLSRRNPNLLSLLALHHNFWCHSGGIRMDSSVSQSSRSTLVAFPEEVTVSMRGSESSRLRIRLVMDTSVLPTDVTANMIAGITRFIDGEDIDQLRWSDEFGFHFTEIQAMNLMSDVRLHLGNKSKEPQGDRPVTHVVVRTPLLDVCQDLVFGLDKFQARLDAMSALERQYLRALIYLQIKMLDYWLLAVCGEYLPIARTLRLLVVTAILLDGETQVQHGEKEGVVVGSHPHRQWNHDIVDSSPYPPPTAKHLNTLENLDSFLEATSDPNSHHVFPGVNRTMEKIHPWGWDNSVVKALKNFLDKCYRNHGPRKGMVPGTRLGRGGSTTAQGSQAQHDDGPEVETDGEGLNYQPPDRDIQFGKSETRTFEEVLDDLLVWRALLVAALFWSAPDNSQVLKSGIWEQVIPVV; encoded by the exons ATGACCGACAAAGTCAATGTCGACAGTGCAACTTGTCCCGAAGACGCAAACTCAACCGACTGCCTGTTGCGACTTGTCCTCGCTGCACTTGATAAACAGACAACCAACACAGCGGAAGAATTCAACTGGGACCCTCTCACCTTTTTCTTCACTGCACCCATCGGTCTTTTCGCCGCGCTTTTCGCTGCCATTACTATCTATCAAGCAGTCCTGTCTTCTGGACCGGGACGTCGAAAATCCAATCGTCGAGCGATTGGTCCCTGGGCTCTGAAGACCAAAACAGAATGGAGTTGGAGGGACTTGAACAGCTTGTCCATTGCTTCGACGCCCGTCCTTCGCGCCGATGATTTTTTGCAAACAATGGGAGGGCGGAGGGAGTGGCATATCTTTCGGGAATCTCGCGAATCCCAAGACAAAGTGCTTTCCAGCACAGAAGGCGCCCGGGCCCTTTATGGAACGATGTGCTTGAGAAGACTTGAacgggttggtgaggagtACAATAAATTCTTCGGTACCGAGAAACCCAGTCAGTGTAGCGCGACCTGGCTACGGTTCTTGAGCCACGTCAAGCTCCATAGAATCACATTCGGAACGGCACTTGTCGAGACGACTATGGCGGACTACCTTCCAGCCGATCTCGTGGCTGCGCCAGCATATGCCGAGATTGGCTTTCTcattgcagcagcagcagcatccgGAGCCCACTCAATGATATTCACTGGGTCCGAATCATCGCACTATCCGGTTATCATTGGAGACAGTTTTCAGCTCGACTTTCGCCAACACCCCGTCTTGGGGATCGTGGGCGTGTTTTCTCAGCACGGGCAGCTTTCTCGCCTACCTTTGAAGGAGCAAGATGAAAAGACGAATGATCCTTTTGCAAGCCGTCCTATCTGGCATGATTATCGCCAAAGCACCAAAGCCATAGTAGCTATACTGCACGCCCGGGGCGAGGTGTATTGCTGGCCTCAGTGGAACCATCGTTCTCGAGGGTGTCAATTGCTAAATACCATAACACTGAGAAAATGGCTACCTATCGGTATCACCCAATCGATGCACGACATTTATTGGCAGGAGTCATGCCGCAGATTTTCTGATGGCTACGGAGAACTGCAATGGTTACTGGGGGCTGATATTGA GTTGAACGGTATTCCATCAATCTTCCCTGGGAAGCTGTCAAGACGCAACCCCAATCTCCTTTCGCTCCTTGCACTTCACCACAATTTCTGGTGTCATTCAGGCGGGATCAGAATGGACAGTTCGGTCTCCCAGAGCTCCAGATCAACCCTTGTTGCCTTTCCAGAAGAGGTCACCGTCAGCATGCGGGGCTCTGAATCTTCAAGGTTGAGAATTCGTCTTGTTATGGACACCTCAGTTCTCCCTACGGATGTCACGGCAAACATGATTGCTGGTATTACCAGATTTATTGACGGAGAAGATATTGATCAGCTCCGATGGAGCGACGAATTCGGCTTTCACTTCACCGAAATTCAAGCCATGAATCTTATGTCAGATGTTCGCTTACATTTAGGAAACAAATCAAAAGAACCCCAAGGCGACCGACCTGTCACTCACGTAGTGGTTAGAACTCCACTTCTTGATGTCTGCCAGGACCTTGTGTTTGGGCTGGACAAGTTTCAAGCAAGGCTTGACGCCATGTCCGCGCTCGAGCGTCAGTACTTACGTGCTCTGATCTATCTGCAAATTAAGATGCTCGATTATTGGCTTCTTGCGGTTTGTGGCGAGTACCTCCCGATAGCACGAACTTTGCGGCTGCTTGTTGTTACTGCAATTTTACTGGACGGGGAAACCCAGGTTCAACATGGTGAAAAGGAGGGAGTGGTTGTTGGATCACACCCACACCGACAGTGGAATCATGACATTGTGGACTCGTCACCGTACCCGCCGCCTACTGCGAAGCACCTTAACACTTTGGAAAATCTTGACAGTTTCCTCGAAGCGACAAGTGaccccaacagccaccaTGTGTTCCCAGGTGTAAATCGAACCATGGAAAAGATACACCCGTGGGGCTGGGATAACTCGGTCGTCAAAGCCTTGAAAAACTTTCTGGATAAATGTTACCGCAACCATGGGCCTAGGAAGGGCATGGTCCCGGGAACCCGTCTTGGTCGTGGTGGTTCGACGACTGCTCAGGGTTCCCAGGCAcagcatgatgatgggccgGAAGTAGAGACTGATGGGGAAGGTCTCAACTACCAACCTCCAGACAGAGACATCCAATTCGGTAAGAGCGAGACAAGAACGTTCGAGGAAGTATTGGATGATCTTCTTGTCTGGAGGGCTCTCTTGGTTGCGGCATTGTTTTGGTCGGCTCCTGACAATAGCCAGGTTTTGAAGTCGGGAATATGGGAACAGGTCATTCCCGTTGTTTAG
- the AHA1 gene encoding Co-chaperone (EggNog:ENOG503NVRU; COG:O) produces MVLHNPNNWHWVNKDVSVWSKKWFDDNLTKIEAKEGDVSAKISKVVSMDGDCDVAQRKGKVITIFDVKLTLEFTGSTADGDEVSGTITVPEVSHELDEDEFVFDIDVHSESKEKQAVRDLVKSKIVPQLRSEFVKLAPALIAEHGKDLQHPAGSNPSSGFTTPKYHPPTGAQATKATITTTQSNAGSVVNTTTVTDNEEFRTTAEELYKTFTDPQRIAAFTRAPPKVFEGAKKGGRFELFGGNVSGEYVELEEPKKIVQSWRLDQWPAGHYSKLSIEFDQNDVDHVTVMRVEWTGVPIGQEEPTKQNWLEYYVRSIKRTFGFGTIL; encoded by the exons ATggtcctccacaaccccaacaactgGCACTGGGTCAACAAGGACGTGTCGGTGTGGTCCAAGAAATGGTTTGATGACAACCTGACCAAGATCGAAGCCAAGGAGGGCGATGTATCGGCCAAGATTAGCAAGGTCGTCAGCATGGACGGCGACTGCGATGTTGCGCAGCGCAAGGGCAAGGTTATCACCATTTTTGATGTCAAGTTAACGTTGGAGTTCACAG GCTCCACTGCCGATGGCGACGAGGTTTCGGGGACCATCACGGTGCCCGAGGTGTCGCACGAgcttgatgaggatgaatTTGTG TTTGACATCGACGTCCACTCCGAGtccaaggagaagcaggctGTCAGAGATCTGGTCAAGTCCAAGATCGTCCCTCAGCTTCGCAGCGAATTCGTCAAGCTGGCTCCCGCCCTCATCGCTGAGCACGGCAAGGACTTGCAGCACCCTGCTGGGTCGAACCCATCCAGCGGCTTCACGACCCCCAAGTACCACCCCCCAACCGGCGCCCAAGCCACCAAGGCTACTATCACAACCACTCAGTCCAATGCCGGAAGCGTCGTAAACACCACGACCGTGACCGATAACGAGGAGTTCCGTACCACAGCTGAGGAGCTTTACAAGACCTTCACCGATCCCCAGCGGATAGCTGCATTCACCCGCGCCCCTCCCAAGGTTTTTGAGGGCGCCAAGAAGGGCGGCAGGTTTGAGTTGTTTGGTGGCAACGTGTCTGGCGAGTACgtggagttggaggagcCCAAGAAGATTGTCCAGAGCTGGCGTCTGGACCAGTGGCCCGCTGGCCATTACTCTAAGCTCAGCATTGAGTTTGACCAGAACGACGTTGACCATGTCACGGTCATGCGCGTCGAGTGGACCGGCGTGCCCATCGGCCAAGAGGAGCCCACCAAGCAGAATTGGCTCGAGTACTACGTCCGCAGCATCAAGAGGACTTTTGGTTTTGGCACCATTCTTTAA
- a CDS encoding hypothetical protein (EggNog:ENOG503NYVA; COG:S), with protein METLEGLGLAANILQFCQAVGSFINQAHEIYRSGPAALGKVNDLRGISKDLHKMLSEMQRQDTQMKEKHLTETSQLPLHNECLTLLQDLTSSLDQLDLPENPGKKESIMIAFRARWNRSKLEDLEKRIESFRQQLVLGLLVTIRNFTMQSLDHQEAILHRLDGVTQVPRPEQSAPAHALFQHLAHRGGLDNYATDSIRWKTQHSSTLNRVATGQGEMVIPPAIENKLQQQFLSTVLGPDGKNQRQSQIHEAHKRTFEWIFDENGEAEHPWDSFVEWCEQDSLLYWITGKAGSGKSTLMKFISQHPQLMKHLQVWSNGAPVTIASFYFWASGTAMQASSEGLFRSLLYQLLDQHKHIIPKLAPQTWEGTYLFGAPMPMVPADDLRRMLRFTIREVGKTSRICLIIDGLDEFGGSTDDVLDTIEAFTSLSIKVCAASRPWVVFEESFYQKPQLLLQNLTRQDMEEYTQSALRGNRGFRRLRAREPDFAEQLARNIVDKADGVFLWVCLVVKSLLTGLNNDDRISDLQGRLDALPPDLEDLYDAVIKTWDTFYFKHAAQYFELKKAHTGVLEARILFLADTENISHAIEMDNRPISQEEYDSQLSTIRRRLNSRCMGLLEVTSTGNALQPHPVEYLHRTVKDYLRRHDVQARLQAATELFDPYLQLCAAYSLSIKSMPSYITGQDRKIDITLRAYGAMVSARLVATGNTEIMVEILDKMALLLEKEGVLHNQERSPWWPSATLHWFDHFLSHQGFLSHVTRENVTEYVRVRAGRSLQAPSLLLIDAAYSRPDPSVNMFQLLLDLGADINFELLSQGANAGSETGCTVWSEILVAFVSRQFSTVETMNVEKICKVWIPVLRLLLEMGAPVEGQVRDSLQSRCALLFSPHYNMERLFIGLRLLQVGNEEDAFKLLCRELQSMQIAFRQTSRQREKKVDNT; from the exons ATGGAGACCCTCGagggcctcggcctcgcAGCCAATATCCTTCAGTTCTGCCAAGCGGTAGGATCATTCATTAACCAGGCCCATGAGATTTACCGTTCAGGCCCGGCCGCACTGGGCAAGGTCAACGATCTTCGCGGTATCTCCAAGGATCTCCATAAGATGCTGTCGGAAATGCAGCGACAAGATACCcagatgaaggagaagcaCCTGACAGAGACATCGCAGTTGCCACTTCACAATGAGTGCCTCACGCTTTTACAAGACCTCACAAGTTCACTGGATCAGTTGGATTTGCCAGAGAATCCGGGGAAAAAAGAGTCCATCATGATCGCATTTAGGGCGCGGTGGAATCGCTCCAAACTTGAGGACTTGGAAAAACGAATCGAAAGTTTTCGTCAGCAACTTgttcttggtcttctcgtCACCATCAG AAACTTTACGATGCAGTCACTTGATCATCAGGAGGCCATTCTTCATAGACTTGACGGCGTAACTCAGGTGCCACGACCAGAACAAAGCGCTCCAGCCCACGCGCTATTCCAGCATCTCGCCCACAGAGGAGGACTGGATAATTACGCGACAGACTCTATCCGATGGAAAACTCAGCATAGCTCTACCCTCAATCGTGTCGCCACAGGTCAAGGAGAGATGGTTATCCCCCCAGCGATAGAAAACAAGCTTCAACAGCAGTTCTTGTCTACGGTTCTTGGCCCAGACGGCAAGAATCAACGACAGTCTCAAATCCATGAAGCTCACAAGCGCACATTTGAGTGGATTTTCGACGAAAACGGTGAAGCAGAGCATCCATGGGACAGTTTTGTCGAATGGTGCGAGCAGGATTCCCTGCTGTACTGGATTACAGGCAAGGCTGGCTCTGGGAAGTCAACGCTGATGAAATTCATctctcaacatccccaactCATGAAGCACCTCCAGGTCTGGTCTAATGGTGCGCCAGTCACCATTGCTTCGTTTTATTTTTGGGCGTCGGGAACCGCGATGCAAGCATCTTCCGAAGGACTGTTTCGGTCCCTGCTCTACCAATTGCTGGACCAGCACAAACACATCATTCCCAAACTCGCGCCTCAGACATGGGAGGGGACCTATCTATTCGGAGCGCCAATGCCAATGGTTCCGGCCGATGACCTGCGAAGAATGCTGCGTTTTACGATTCGTGAAGTGGGCAAAACCTCGAGGATCTGTCTTATCATTGATGGCTTGGACGAGTTCGGGGGGAGTACAGATGATGTCCTTGACACCATTGAGGCTTTCACCTCGCTTTCCATCAAGGTATGCGCTGCCAGCCGTCCTTGGGTGGTTTTTGAGGAGTCATTCTATCAAAAGCCACAACTGCTACTTCAAAACTTGACTCGTCAAGACATGGAGGAGTACACTCAGTCCGCGCTACGAGGGAACCGTGGTTTTAGGCGCCTTCGAGCGCGCGAGCCCGACTTTGCGGAGCAACTCGCGAGGAATATTGTGGACAAAGCTGATGGTGTCTTCTTATGGGTGTGTCTTGTTGTGAAATCGCTTTTGACCGGACTGAACAATGACGACCGAATCAGCGATCTCCAAGGAAGGCTGGATGCCTTGCCTCCTGACTTGGAAGATCTCTATGACGCAGTCATCAAAACATGGGATACCTTCTACTTTAAACATGCCGCTCAATATTTTGAATTGAAAAAGGCACACACAGGCGTGTTAGAAGCGCGAATCCTGTTTCTCGCAGACACAGAAAATATTTCTCATGCCATCGAGATGGACAATCGACCAATCTCACAGGAGGAATATGATTCGCAGCTGTCTACAATCAGGCGGCGCCTCAACAGCCGTTGTATGGGCCTGCTTGAGGTAACCAGTACTGGAAATGCTCTGCAGCCACATCCAGTTGAATACCTTCATCGAACTGTCAAGGACTATCTTAGGAGACACGATGTCCAAGCTCGGCTGCAGGCCGCCACGGAACTGTTCGATCCATATTTGCAACTGTGCGCAGCATACTCTCTATCTATAAAATCAATGCCCTCCTACATCACCGGGCAAGATCGGAAGATTGATATCACGTTGCGGGCCTATGGGGCTATGGTGTCCGCCCGGTTGGTTGCGACAGGAAATACTGAAATCATGGTAGAGATTCTCGACAAGATGGCACTTCTCTTGGAGAAAGAAGGTGTTCTTCACAATCAGGAACGATCTCCTTGGTGGCCAAGCGCCACCTTACACTGGTTCGATCACTTCTTGAGCCACCAAGGTTTTCTATCTCATGTCACAAGGGAAAATGTGACAGAATACGTCAGAGTTCGTGCGGGGAGATCTCTACAAGCCCCgtcccttcttctcatcgACGCAGCCTACAGCCGCCCAGACCCCAGCGTCAACATGTTTCAGTTGCTGTTGGATTTAGGCGCGGACATTAACTTCGAGCTATTGTCGCAAGGCGCTAATGCCGGATCGGAAACTGGGTGTACAGTGTGGTCTGAAATTCTAGTAGCGTTTGTCTCGCGACAATTCTCAACCGTGGAAACAATGAATGTAGAGAAGATATGTAAGGTATGGATTCCGGTTCTCCGGCTTTTATTAGAAATGGGGGCGCCTGTGGAGGGACAAGTTCGGGATTCCTTACAATCAAGGTGTGCTCTTCTGTTTTCACCACACTACAATATGGAACGACTGTTCATAGGACTGCGACTGCTTCAGGTAGGTAACGAGGAGGACGCATTCAAGTTGCTTTGCAGGGAGCTACAGAGCATGCAAATAGCATTTCGTCAAACATCTCGtcagagggagaagaaggtggatAATACTTAG
- a CDS encoding hypothetical protein (EggNog:ENOG503NX6N; COG:E), whose amino-acid sequence MSRQFWSPQTRGDDHRRASSAFTHTSICNAPRTTSTTQDSQPFLQQHAIRNPSFKMAPIYKIALIQFQPKDVSPSENFSLSASYIRKAASQGAQLAVLPEYHLTSWCPSHPDFLSSCVESCSYLSQYQSLAKELKIDIVPGTICEVHPSLSAEEVTATSSTGKDEERRVEVRNMAYFISGLTGEVVGRYQKRNLWHPEREHLTAWGKEGGRHRGFDIPGLTFPDGTPVRGGMLICWDMVFPEGFRELIGDGVELVVIPSFWLVTEDFGEGDEGERERARRGEEEFLRGVVVTRAFENTAAVVFVNAGGLSQVGLPGVGNQGGVMGVETEEMRVVEVDLGRGRGLERRYKIREDMRGVEWGYGVYHGEERKGGGR is encoded by the exons ATGTCACGACAGTTTTGGTCTCCACAGACGCGGGGTGATGATCACCGCAGAGCCTCATCGGCTTTCACACACACCTCGATTTGCAATGCTCCAAGAACTACTTCAACAACCCAGGACTCTCAACCCTTTCTACAGCAGCACGCAATTAGGAACCCATCGTTTAAAATGGCACCTATTTACAAAATCGCCCTCATCCAGTTCCAGCCAAAG GATGTGTCCCCCTCGGAGAACTTTTCCCTCTCGGCCTCGTACATCCGCAAGGCAGCCTCCCAAGGGGCCCAGCTGGCTGTTCTGCCCGAGTATCACCTCACCTCTTGGtgcccctcccacccagacTTTCTCTCCTCCTGCGTGGAGTCTTGCTCTTACCTCTCTCAGTACCAATCATTGGCGAAGGAACTCAAAATTGATATCGTTCCTGGAACCATCTGCGAGGTCCACCCTTCGCTTTCGGCTGAGGAGGTCACTGCTACTTCTAGCACCGGCAAAGATGAAGAACGAcgggtggaggtgaggaacATGGCTTACTTCATCTCGGGGTTGACAGGGGAGGTAGTGGGACGGTATCAAAAGCGGAATCTGTGGCACCCCGAACGGGAGCATTTGACTGCctgggggaaggaggggggtcgACACAGGGGGTTTGATATCCCTGGGTTGACGTTCCCTGACGGAACCCCggtgaggggagggatgttgATTTGTTGGGATATGGTTTTCCCGGAGGGGTTTAGGGAGTTgattggggatggggtggaacTGGTTGTTATACCTAGTTTTTGGTTGGTGACGGaagattttggggagggggatgaaggagaaagggagagggcgaggaggggggaggaggagtttttacggggggtggtggttacgAGGGCGTTTGAGAATACGGCTGCGGTTGTGTTTGTTAATGCTGGGGGTTTGAGTCAGGTTGGGTTGCCGGGGGTTGGGAATCAGGGGGGCGTAATGGGGGTtgagacggaggagatgagggttgtggaggttgatcttggacgggggagggggttggagaggaggtatAAGATTAGGGAGGAtatgaggggggtggagtggGGGTATGGGGTTTAtcatggggaggagaggaaggggggcgGTCGTTAG